In Vibrio diazotrophicus, the following proteins share a genomic window:
- the thrB gene encoding homoserine kinase — MGVVVYAPASIGNVSVGFDVLGAAVSPIDGTLLGDRVQVKAGSEPFTLKTAGSFVSKLPENPKENIVYDCWTVFARELEKKQVELKPLEMTLEKNMPIGSGLGSSACSIVAALDALNRFHDQPLNETELLALMGEMEGKISGGIHYDNVAPCYLGGVQLMLEELGIISQEVPCFDDWYWVMAYPGIKVSTAEARAILPSQYRRQDIIAHGRYLAGFIHACHTNQPELAAKMIKDVIAEPYREKLLPGFAKARQYALSAGALATGISGSGPTLFSVCKEKDVAERVARWLEQNYVQNEEGFVHVCRLDKNGSKVTGSEL; from the coding sequence ATGGGCGTAGTCGTTTACGCCCCAGCTTCTATCGGTAACGTAAGTGTTGGTTTCGATGTATTGGGTGCTGCGGTTTCACCGATTGACGGAACACTGCTTGGTGATCGTGTACAAGTAAAAGCGGGTTCAGAACCCTTTACACTGAAAACGGCAGGCAGCTTTGTTTCTAAGCTTCCAGAAAACCCGAAAGAAAATATTGTTTACGATTGTTGGACAGTGTTCGCTCGTGAGCTAGAGAAAAAGCAGGTTGAACTGAAGCCTCTTGAAATGACGCTAGAGAAGAACATGCCTATAGGTTCAGGTTTAGGTTCAAGTGCTTGTTCAATTGTGGCTGCACTGGATGCGCTGAACCGATTCCATGATCAACCATTAAACGAAACTGAACTGTTGGCATTAATGGGTGAAATGGAAGGAAAGATCTCGGGCGGCATTCACTATGACAACGTTGCCCCATGCTATCTCGGTGGCGTACAACTGATGCTTGAAGAGCTTGGCATTATCAGCCAAGAAGTGCCTTGTTTTGATGATTGGTACTGGGTAATGGCTTATCCGGGTATTAAGGTTTCAACGGCTGAAGCGCGTGCTATCTTACCGTCTCAGTATCGCCGCCAAGATATCATCGCTCATGGTCGTTATCTGGCTGGCTTTATTCATGCCTGCCACACCAATCAGCCTGAGTTAGCCGCGAAAATGATCAAAGACGTGATCGCAGAACCTTATCGTGAGAAACTGCTGCCTGGTTTTGCGAAAGCTCGTCAATATGCGCTTTCTGCTGGTGCATTGGCGACAGGCATCTCTGGTAGCGGTCCAACGCTATTTAGTGTGTGCAAAGAAAAAGATGTTGCCGAGCGCGTTGCGCGTTGGCTGGAACAAAACTACGTACAAAACGAAGAAGGATTCGTTCACGTTTGTCGTCTAGACAAAAACGGTTCAAAAGTTACAGGAAGTGAGCTATGA
- the thrC gene encoding threonine synthase, producing MKLYNIKENDEQVSFGQAVRQGLGRNQGLFFPSELPKFDDIDALLAEDFVTRSTKILSALIGDELPSEKVNEMVASAFQFPAPIKSVKDGVYALELFHGPTLAFKDFGGRFMAQSLAAVSNGGKITILTATSGDTGAAVAHAFYGMEDINVVILYPKGKISPLQEKLFCTLGKNINTVAVNGDFDACQALVKSAFDDAELREKVGLNSANSINISRLMAQICYYFEAAAQMSKTERENLVVSVPSGNFGNLTAGLLAKALGLPIKRFIAATNANDTVPRYLETGKWDPKPTVATTSNAMDVSQPNNWPRIEELCKIKDWGLETLGKGAVLDNESAESVKELNALGYLCEPHGAIAYRVLEQQLQEGETGLFLCTAHPAKFKEVVDEILGTDIELPAPLAKHAVMELLSDEMDVDFAALRKLLIKVRGE from the coding sequence ATGAAGCTTTACAACATAAAAGAAAATGATGAACAAGTATCCTTTGGCCAAGCCGTGCGCCAAGGGTTAGGCCGTAACCAAGGTCTATTTTTCCCGTCGGAATTACCAAAGTTTGATGATATTGATGCGCTATTAGCGGAAGATTTCGTCACTCGCAGTACCAAGATTCTTTCAGCTTTGATCGGTGATGAACTGCCAAGCGAGAAAGTGAATGAGATGGTGGCATCTGCGTTCCAATTCCCTGCGCCAATCAAATCAGTAAAAGATGGCGTTTATGCTCTTGAACTGTTCCATGGTCCAACGCTTGCGTTTAAAGACTTTGGCGGTCGCTTTATGGCTCAATCTCTTGCGGCTGTATCTAATGGCGGAAAAATCACGATTCTAACTGCAACGTCTGGTGATACAGGTGCTGCGGTTGCTCATGCTTTCTACGGCATGGAAGACATCAATGTAGTGATCCTTTATCCAAAAGGTAAAATCAGCCCACTTCAAGAGAAGCTGTTCTGTACACTAGGTAAGAACATTAACACTGTTGCTGTCAATGGCGATTTCGATGCATGCCAAGCATTGGTTAAAAGCGCATTTGATGATGCAGAACTGCGTGAGAAAGTAGGTCTTAACTCAGCTAACTCGATCAACATTAGCCGTTTAATGGCACAAATCTGCTACTACTTCGAAGCGGCTGCGCAAATGAGCAAAACAGAGCGCGAAAATCTTGTCGTTTCAGTTCCAAGTGGCAACTTCGGCAACCTTACTGCAGGTTTATTAGCTAAAGCGTTGGGTTTACCTATCAAACGTTTTATCGCTGCAACGAACGCAAACGACACTGTGCCTCGTTATCTAGAAACTGGCAAATGGGATCCAAAACCAACAGTGGCGACCACTTCAAATGCGATGGATGTGAGCCAACCAAACAACTGGCCTCGTATTGAAGAGTTATGCAAAATCAAAGATTGGGGCTTGGAAACTTTAGGTAAAGGTGCGGTTCTCGATAACGAAAGTGCGGAATCAGTGAAAGAGCTGAACGCATTGGGTTATCTGTGTGAACCACACGGTGCAATTGCCTACCGCGTTCTTGAACAGCAACTTCAAGAAGGTGAAACCGGTCTGTTCTTATGTACTGCACATCCAGCTAAGTTCAAAGAAGTGGTTGATGAGATTTTAGGTACGGACATCGAATTACCAGCACCTTTGGCTAAGCATGCTGTTATGGAACTACTGTCTGATGAGATGGACGTTGACTTCGCAGCACTGAGAAAGCTTCTAATCAAGGTTCGTGGCGAGTAA